TGATAGTGTTTTTTCCACATGCGAACGACACCCATTACAGCTCATTCCTTGTATTTTATATGTATGTTTCATTAGTATTAGATTAAACAATTAATAATCACCGATTATTTGTAATAGCTTTTTGATATCAAAAGTATCATTAAAATTGGTGTCCTATGAAATTCACCAAGACCGGTTAGGAATGGTTATTTATAAACTATTCGTGTAATTTATGCTCCATATAATTTTGCCATAAAATTAAGAGGTATTTGGTTTTATTGTTCTCTTTAATTTTAAGAAATCCGTATTCATATACAAACAGATACACTTCACCTTTATGATTTTTCCAATAGTGGGTAAAGAAATTTGGGTTAAAACCTTGATCCATGAGCAGCTCCGCTCGAAGCGTTACTTTTCCGCCTTTATTGAATTCTTTTAAAATTTTTCGATTAAGCTTCAGCTGATTATCTACTTTATTATAGAACCGTTCGGGCTGTAATTTTGATTGCTGATATTGATAAGCACTTTTACACTGCACATCACAAAATTTTTTATCGGTTCTTCCGCTTAAAGCTTCATTACAATACAAACAATTTTTATAAAACCTCATAAATTTCACATTAAAAGCATAATATACGAATATTGTTTATATAATATACTACTAATGTTTTTTTGTCGTATATATTGCCAAAAAAAACATGTACAAGGGACGAAGCATTACTTTAAAGCATTTATTAATTAGGGAAGAGCGTTTTATAGGATTGCAGTTTAACACAGATAAGGTTATTCACGCCTTGGTTAAAGAACTGCCTGAGGTAAAATGGAGCAAGGAGTTTAATATGGCTTATGTTAAAAACACAAAAGAAAACCTTGATTTCATTTATAAAATTTTTACGGGTGTTGCCTGGGTAAATGCGAATTATTTTTTTGATAACAAGCCAATTAATGAAAACACGGAACCTTTGGATATTACTTGGTTTAGAAATCGTGCGATACCACAAAACTACCGCTTATGCCCTACTTCATATTTAGACAAATTGGAAATTAAAAAATATGCTAACAACACAGCCAAATCGTACATTTCGGCTTTTGAAGCCTTTATTAATTATTACTACAGTAAGGAGATAGACGCGATTAATGAAAATGATGTGCGGCTATATATATTAAAATTAGTTCAGGAAGGTAAATCGGATTCCTCTGTTAACATTGCCATAAACAGTATTAAATTTTACTATGAAATGGTTTTAGGCATGCCTAATCGGTTTTATCAAATTGAGCGGCCAAGGAAAGAAAAGAAGTTGCCAACGGTACTTTCTAAAGCTGAGGTAAAACGCATTATTGCCAATACGAATAACATAAAACATAAATGTATTGTTTCTATTTTATATTCATCGGGTATGAGACGCAGCGAATTGATTAATTTAAAACTCCAAGATATTGACAGCTCTAGAATGGTAATTCGAGTTAATGCAGGTAAAGGGAAAAAGGACAGGTTTACGATACTTTCTGAAAACTTACTGGTGGATTTACGTCAATATTACAAAGAATGGCGGCCTAAAACCTACCTAATAGAAGGCACGTATGGCCAGCAATATTCAGCTCAAAGTGTTGCACAAATTGTATCAAGAGCCGCAAAGAAAGCGGGCATCCGCCTAAAAGTCTCTCCTCATATTTTAAGACATAGTTTTGCAACTCACTTGTTAGAAGATGGTGTTGATATCAGACAGATTCAGGTTTTACTTGGTCATAGTTCGACCAAGACCACTGAAATTTACACGCATGTAGCCACCACTACTTTTAAGGCTATAAAAAATCCGTTAGACGATTGATTTAGTTAAAAACCGTTTATTTTTACATTTTGATATAAAAGATTTATAAAACATTACATTCATATCCCTATATTTGGTCACATATAGAACATAATGTTCTATATACTATTGTTGCCAACCATTTACCAGTCACACTCTGAAAAATGAAACATACTTTAGAATATAAAATATTAAAGCATTTATCTGAAAATAATAATGGTAGATTTATGGATGTTTCTGAAATAGAATCTGATTTTGATTTTTTAAAAAGTGTAATATCTGATTTAAAAAAGCGTGAATTGATTTTAACAGAACCATATCCATCTAGTCCAATGGTAGGCGATTGGATTGGAGTTGTGCCATCTGACAAACCAGAAAAATGTAAAATAAAATTGTCTGGAATTGAATATTTAGATAGTTTAGAAAAAACAGAGGTTGATTTTGAATTAGCAAAAAAAACTTTAGAGGAATTTCCTAGAACTAAATGGTTTGCTAGAGTTGGATTTTTCATAGGAATAGGTTTAGCAATTTTAGAATTAATAAAATTCCTAATACCCATAATGTTCCCTTCTGATAAAATATAATTTCATCTATGTCTGATTTAAATTTTCTCATGATATTTGATTTTAAAATTAATAATCTGAATAAAAAACGGTTGGCAACAACGTGTATAATTAATGGCTAGTTCGAGCTTGCTTACGAATATTCCTGCGGAATATTCTATTCGGTTTTTATTTGTTAAATTCGATGCTAAATCACGCCACAAATCATACACGAGACCGTTGCCAGTAATGCAGACAAAACCATTAAAAGTTTCCATATAATTCAACTTTTTTTGTTATCTTTGCTAAAATATAATGACAAAAAAAACTAAATGAAACCAAAATTTGAGGTAGTTTTTCTTGAACAAGCTATAGAATTTATGTCCAAATTGGACGATAAAGCAAAAAAGAAAATCTATTACAATTTGGATAAAGCGAAACTCGAAAATGACCCAAAACTGTTTAAAAAATTAACAGACGAAATTTGGGAATTTAGAACACTTTATCAAGGAATTCAATACAGACTCTTTGCATTTTGGGACAAAACAGATAAAACCGAAACTCTTGTGCTATCTACACACGGAATGGTAAAAAAAGTTAGTAAAGTTCCTAAATCAGAAATTGAGAAAGCATTGAAAATTAGAGCTGAATATTTTGACGAATAAACTTGAAATTATGGCAACGAAAAACAAAAAAATGAAAATGATGACACTTGACCAAATGAAGGACAAGGACATTGGAAAAGTTGGAACACCAGAACGAGACAAATACGAATTTGACTTGCGAATGGAAGTGCTTGGAGATATGATAAAGTCAGTCCGAAAAGAACGAAATTTGACTCAAGAACAACTCGGAGAATTAATCGGTGTTCAAAAATCGCAAATATCAAAATTGGAAAGAAATACTAAAAACGTAACTATAGAAACGATTTTAAAAGTGTTCAGAGCATTGAAAGCAAACGTTCGATTTAGTATCGAAATGAATGAATCGGAATTTAAAGTAGCATAAGAACTACTGGCAACAAGGTGTATAATTAATGGCTAGTTCGAGCTTACTTATGAATATTCCTGCGGAATATTCTATTCGGTTTTTATTTGTTAAATTCGGTGCTAAATCACGCCACAAATCATACACGAGACCGTTGGCGCTCATGATTGCCCAGCGTAATAAAAATAACGGTTAAATATTCCTAAAAACCAATATTACGGCAAATCTAATCGTGTAAATCTGACTTTCTTACTCAGCCGATTTCGGACCATAGCAATACGCAAATATTACGGCGGACTGATAAACAGTGCGTATATCAAAACCTAATAAATCGGACTTCACTCACTCATGCGGCTTCGGATTCCAAGCAATACGCAAGCATTACGTCGGACAGACAAACTGTGCGGCTTAACAAAGCGCAATAATTGGATTTAATTACTCTTACGATTTCGGATCCATAACAATGCCCAAGCTGGACGGCAGACTGATAAACTATGCGGCAATGCAAAATGCAAAAATTAGTTGCTTAAAAATGTCACGTGCGCCAACAATATGTATAAAAAATTGCTATTTTAGGCAAAACTTAATGGCAAGTGCATTTTAGGACGGCTGATTTTCCTGCGGAAAATCATTCTCCTTTTGTCCGCAACTTCCCATACATGAGACCGTTGTGCCCAATTAAAACCAAACTATGCCAAGACAATATGAAAATGGAATAAAAGCTACCTACAAACACCAAGGAGTTAAGTATTTTCCATTTAATTCCGAGCCTGGAACTTCATATGTTTTAACTTCTGACCCTTGGGCATATTTAAGAGCTTGGATTGACCAACAAATCAATAGTTCACAAGGAGACAAAAAGAAAAGATTGATTAAAGCTAAATATTTTTCAGAACAAGCGGAAAGTTTTCAGATTGCTGCTGAAAAAACAAGATTGCCGACTAAGGCAACTCTTTGCTATTATTCCTTACTTAATCTGACTAAAGCATTTTTATCTGTAAAAGGGCTTGAATTAGAAAAGAAAGAAGAAAGTCACGGAATTTCTTTAGGACATAATCCTGATGAATTGACAGTTTTTGGTCCTCTTCAAAATTGCACAAATATTTTCCTTGAATTCTCTAAACATTTAGGCAAACCCATTATAGGAAAACATAAGATTAATATTAAAGATATTATTTGTGATATTCCAGAAATACACGAATTAGGATATACTTTAGGGAAAATCTCGCAAAGGAAATATCTTCCTGTATCGATTGACTTTTTAACCAATGAAGACAAAACAAAATTATTTACAGAATTAAGCTTTAGAAAAGAAAATGACGCAAGATTACAAATCGATAAATTTTACAAAAACAACAGAAAAAAATACTTCAAACTAAGAGAAACTGAAGACAACGGAGATTCCATTTACAGAAGTGCTAAAAGAAAGAATTATACTCACGACAATTTTCCTCGTATTTACAAAAATATTTGTAAAGAATATAAAGAACTTGACATATCAATTCTGCTGACCAGAGATGGTTATAAATATTATGTGAATTTAAAACCAAATGCATATCATCAACTTGCGAATTTATTAATGATGACATTTTATATGGGCAGTTTAGCAAGATACCGACCGACAAAAACTCAAGAAATTTTAAGTGGAGAAATGTATCCGTTAATAACAGAAATAATAGATACTTGTCCAAGACAGTTTCTTTATAAAATTGTAAGTTTAATAACCGAAAGTGTTTGTGCTGTTCCGAAAGCTAAAATATAACTGGGCACAACAATGTATATAAAACATAGCTATTACAGGCTTTCCGAAAGGTTTGTGTGTATTTGTTAAGACCGCCAAATTTTTAAATTTGGCTTTTAGTAAAATAGAGATAAAAAGAAAAATTTAAAAATTCGGCTCGTGTATAATCCGAAACGATAGTGTTTTTTTTACACGCTACGTTTCATATACGGAGACGTTGTGCACAATACGAAAAACGAAATGACATACATCATATATAAAGACAAAAAGAAAGTAGTCGAGGTTTTGGAATGGGTGGAAATAAATGGAAAAATGCATCCAAAACATAAAAAAACAACTTATTTCAATCAAAAAGATAGACCTGATTTTGGAGAAAAACCAAGTGTGTAAAAATGAAAAACTACGAACCTTACGAAATCAAAGAAGTCTCTGGACTAAACTATTCTTTTGTGACTGACAACCACAATCTATACAGAGTAGTGTTTAAATTCAGCGATAGGTTTTTCGAAGAACATTGCTCTGAATGTAGAGATATTTTAGAAGTTGATGTAATATGTACTGACCAAAATTGTCCGAAAGACTATAGAGTTGGAGCTACAATATTTCAAATATTTGATAAAATTTTAAGAAAAAGTTGTAACGGAATAATGTACAGATGTGATGATTCAGATGGTAGACAATGCAAAAGAGAAATACAATTTAACAGATGGTACGAGGATTTTAACTCTGATGATAAAATAGACCGTTTCGCTCAAGACTTTTGTGATGAATACGCTTGTGATAAATACTATGTTTTGGTTGATAAAGGATGCTTGAACTATGAAGAGATATTTGAAAGTTTTAACTACAGATGTAAAGAGTGCAATAACGGATAAAAGTACTGTACACAACAATGTATAACAAAAATAAGGGCGAAGTTTCTAAGCCCAAAATTAGAAGCAAAACAAACACAACGACTAACCGAAAGTAAATTATTTTTAAACCCTTGCTTTCGTTATACAAAAACGTTAGCGTACATGGTTCACTCAAATCTCCGAAAAACAGTGGTTTAACTACTAAAATTCAAAGCACTCTCCTACTCTTTCCAAACTAAAAAAACTGTTTAAAATATAAATGGTTTTATAAGTTTTGTGGCTAAGCAAAACGTGACAAATGAGACTTTCTTACTTAGCCGATTTCAGACAATAGCAATACGAAACTCATACCGCAGACTAACAAACTTTGCGGCAAAACAAAGAGGAATAATTCGGATTTCACTCACTCCTGCGATTTAGGACCATAGCAATACCCAATCTGGATGGCAAAGCAAAGCATTATAA
This genomic interval from Tamlana carrageenivorans contains the following:
- the xerA gene encoding site-specific tyrosine recombinase/integron integrase, with the translated sequence MYKGRSITLKHLLIREERFIGLQFNTDKVIHALVKELPEVKWSKEFNMAYVKNTKENLDFIYKIFTGVAWVNANYFFDNKPINENTEPLDITWFRNRAIPQNYRLCPTSYLDKLEIKKYANNTAKSYISAFEAFINYYYSKEIDAINENDVRLYILKLVQEGKSDSSVNIAINSIKFYYEMVLGMPNRFYQIERPRKEKKLPTVLSKAEVKRIIANTNNIKHKCIVSILYSSGMRRSELINLKLQDIDSSRMVIRVNAGKGKKDRFTILSENLLVDLRQYYKEWRPKTYLIEGTYGQQYSAQSVAQIVSRAAKKAGIRLKVSPHILRHSFATHLLEDGVDIRQIQVLLGHSSTKTTEIYTHVATTTFKAIKNPLDD
- a CDS encoding type II toxin-antitoxin system RelE/ParE family toxin, whose product is MKPKFEVVFLEQAIEFMSKLDDKAKKKIYYNLDKAKLENDPKLFKKLTDEIWEFRTLYQGIQYRLFAFWDKTDKTETLVLSTHGMVKKVSKVPKSEIEKALKIRAEYFDE
- a CDS encoding helix-turn-helix domain-containing protein, which gives rise to MATKNKKMKMMTLDQMKDKDIGKVGTPERDKYEFDLRMEVLGDMIKSVRKERNLTQEQLGELIGVQKSQISKLERNTKNVTIETILKVFRALKANVRFSIEMNESEFKVA
- a CDS encoding YaaC family protein; amino-acid sequence: MPRQYENGIKATYKHQGVKYFPFNSEPGTSYVLTSDPWAYLRAWIDQQINSSQGDKKKRLIKAKYFSEQAESFQIAAEKTRLPTKATLCYYSLLNLTKAFLSVKGLELEKKEESHGISLGHNPDELTVFGPLQNCTNIFLEFSKHLGKPIIGKHKINIKDIICDIPEIHELGYTLGKISQRKYLPVSIDFLTNEDKTKLFTELSFRKENDARLQIDKFYKNNRKKYFKLRETEDNGDSIYRSAKRKNYTHDNFPRIYKNICKEYKELDISILLTRDGYKYYVNLKPNAYHQLANLLMMTFYMGSLARYRPTKTQEILSGEMYPLITEIIDTCPRQFLYKIVSLITESVCAVPKAKI
- a CDS encoding DUF6169 family protein; its protein translation is MKNYEPYEIKEVSGLNYSFVTDNHNLYRVVFKFSDRFFEEHCSECRDILEVDVICTDQNCPKDYRVGATIFQIFDKILRKSCNGIMYRCDDSDGRQCKREIQFNRWYEDFNSDDKIDRFAQDFCDEYACDKYYVLVDKGCLNYEEIFESFNYRCKECNNG